Proteins from a genomic interval of Calorimonas adulescens:
- a CDS encoding M23 family metallopeptidase translates to MERNRYFTIILIPHSTGKPLSIRIPLYVIWATLVTVLSIIIYSLFLTNSYIEVNNKKESLSAQVINLEKEKRQKESEISTYEIEINQISEYLKNLKALEAEVQQKVGLEQSTPSRNNLDRIRLLESQDGVSNDDIIDEIKGIIEEYQNLLKDIEEREKYLRNVPNLYPVNGKASSGYGNRINPITRSWEFHSGLDICADYGSTVKAACDGVVSFTGIKSGYGQTVIIKNSYGFTTLYGHNSRLLVKEGQKVKKGDPIAKVGSSGLSTGPHVHFEVYKNGVRVDPLKYLMGGE, encoded by the coding sequence ATGGAAAGAAACAGGTATTTTACCATTATTCTCATCCCCCATTCAACCGGTAAACCCTTGTCCATAAGGATCCCTTTATACGTTATATGGGCGACTCTGGTAACCGTACTGTCAATAATTATTTACTCATTGTTTTTGACCAATTCATACATAGAAGTTAACAATAAAAAGGAGTCTCTATCTGCTCAGGTAATTAATTTAGAAAAGGAAAAAAGACAAAAAGAATCTGAAATCAGTACATACGAGATTGAAATTAACCAGATATCGGAGTATCTGAAAAATCTAAAAGCCCTGGAGGCCGAGGTACAACAAAAAGTAGGCCTCGAACAGTCCACTCCATCCCGAAACAATCTTGATAGGATAAGACTTTTAGAGTCACAAGACGGCGTGAGTAATGATGATATAATTGATGAAATAAAAGGCATTATAGAAGAATATCAAAATCTTTTAAAGGACATAGAGGAACGGGAAAAATATCTTCGTAATGTACCCAACCTGTATCCGGTAAATGGAAAAGCATCCTCAGGATATGGTAACCGAATCAATCCCATAACAAGGTCTTGGGAGTTTCACTCCGGTCTGGATATTTGTGCTGACTATGGCTCTACAGTCAAGGCCGCCTGTGATGGTGTTGTAAGCTTTACTGGCATAAAAAGTGGTTATGGTCAGACAGTTATAATAAAAAACAGTTATGGGTTTACAACATTATACGGTCATAACTCAAGGTTACTTGTAAAAGAAGGACAAAAGGTCAAGAAGGGTGATCCCATAGCCAAGGTTGGCAGCTCTGGATTGAGTACGGGTCCTCATGTGCATTTTGAGGTCTATAAAAATGGGGTAAGGGTGGATCCTTTAAAGTATCTCATGGGGGGTGAGTAA
- a CDS encoding spore coat protein encodes MYFQDRDIALDCINSQKLLNSTYTQAVSEASDTSMRSDLTSILNDEFNNQYMIFQVMNRKGWYKSFPANQQDLNNAKTNINNLNSQMQSIWQGMNATMQGASNQSGFNQTPVYQYGNQVYGDRPGQDWGGATNSNIEKSMWSNISSYASQEIGTVNPSSSERNANLDRQS; translated from the coding sequence TTAGACTGTATTAATTCTCAAAAACTGCTTAATAGCACGTATACACAGGCAGTTTCTGAAGCTTCTGATACATCGATGAGAAGTGATCTGACAAGTATTTTGAATGACGAGTTTAACAATCAATACATGATATTTCAGGTAATGAACAGGAAAGGCTGGTATAAGTCATTTCCTGCAAATCAACAGGACCTCAACAACGCAAAAACCAATATAAACAATTTAAATAGTCAAATGCAATCTATATGGCAAGGTATGAATGCGACCATGCAGGGTGCATCGAATCAATCCGGTTTTAACCAGACGCCTGTCTATCAGTACGGAAACCAGGTTTACGGGGATAGGCCTGGCCAGGATTGGGGAGGTGCCACCAATAGTAATATAGAAAAGTCCATGTGGTCAAACATAAGCAGCTACGCCAGTCAAGAGATAGGTACAGTAAATCCATCATCCAGTGAGAGGAATGCCAATTTAGATAGGCAGTCATAA
- a CDS encoding glycosyltransferase, which translates to MTIIYPPTIDYKWLYQRPQQLMKEFSRLGIRCIFFNNNNYIKDGQRIAVEDDNLIIVNDKLYPVEYDALVTPPIVLWITYPPHVRLLGKKFRENVVVFDAVDFPSEEFAVWEKDMAEIKRKANIVFTVSRKLYNYMWPHENLHMLKNGADFEHFNKARFIYTHPPKDIPTGKPIVGFIGALSTWLDWDIIRDTVVSNPSYNFVFIGPKYSEFSVPFKAQNAFFLGRKEYIQLPQYLQYMDVCMIPFKITEMTEGSDPIKFFEYMSAGKPVVSTPLPEIISSGLAYIAEDTASFSKMIGRALREKDFNIEKRIEFARKNSWANRAKQAADIIDSYIKNKSRWKIRL; encoded by the coding sequence ATGACCATAATATATCCTCCTACAATTGATTACAAGTGGCTTTACCAGAGACCCCAGCAGTTAATGAAAGAATTTTCAAGACTTGGCATTCGATGTATCTTTTTTAATAATAATAACTATATAAAAGACGGTCAGAGAATAGCGGTTGAGGATGATAATCTAATAATTGTGAATGACAAGCTATATCCAGTAGAATATGATGCTTTGGTTACACCGCCTATTGTACTGTGGATAACGTACCCACCACATGTAAGGCTTTTGGGTAAGAAATTTAGAGAGAATGTGGTAGTATTTGATGCGGTGGATTTCCCAAGCGAAGAATTTGCAGTATGGGAAAAAGATATGGCTGAGATAAAGAGAAAAGCTAACATTGTCTTTACAGTGTCGAGAAAACTGTATAACTATATGTGGCCTCATGAAAACCTGCATATGTTAAAAAATGGGGCTGATTTTGAGCATTTCAATAAGGCAAGATTCATTTATACACACCCACCCAAAGATATTCCTACCGGAAAGCCGATAGTTGGATTTATTGGTGCATTGTCCACGTGGCTCGACTGGGACATAATAAGAGATACCGTAGTATCTAATCCTTCCTATAACTTTGTGTTTATTGGTCCAAAGTACAGCGAATTCTCTGTACCTTTTAAAGCGCAGAACGCATTTTTCTTAGGTAGAAAGGAATATATACAGCTTCCCCAGTACCTTCAATACATGGACGTCTGTATGATACCATTTAAAATAACCGAAATGACGGAAGGGAGCGACCCAATTAAATTTTTTGAATACATGAGTGCGGGAAAACCTGTGGTGTCAACCCCGTTACCTGAGATAATTTCAAGCGGCCTGGCCTATATTGCGGAAGATACTGCCTCATTTTCAAAAATGATAGGCAGGGCTTTGAGAGAAAAGGACTTTAATATTGAGAAAAGGATTGAGTTTGCACGTAAAAACTCGTGGGCCAACCGGGCAAAACAGGCCGCTGATATCATAGACTCTTATATAAAAAACAAAAGCAGATGGAAAATTCGTTTATAA
- a CDS encoding M55 family metallopeptidase — protein sequence MKVYISADMEGISGVVNNEHTDRNGREHDRARIWMTEEVNAAIEGALDAGATEIIVNDSHGTMRNIILESLNPAAKLITGSPKRYSMVECLDETFDAAIFIGYHARAGSSGVLCHTYTDSVEYVKIDEKEVGETGINGGVAGYYGVPLILVSGDDVLCNEAKALIPGIYTVEVKKALSRNAALCLSLNSAHSLIRTTVKEALFHKDNIKPLTFNKPVLLEVRFTNPAYADAASTIPGVKRIDSKTLTYMCDDYLIAFDAFRSMINIES from the coding sequence ATGAAGGTGTATATATCTGCTGATATGGAAGGTATTAGCGGTGTTGTAAACAATGAGCATACAGACAGGAACGGTAGAGAACACGACAGGGCAAGGATCTGGATGACAGAAGAGGTGAATGCAGCCATAGAGGGGGCTCTGGATGCTGGGGCTACAGAGATAATAGTAAATGATTCCCATGGTACAATGAGAAATATAATATTGGAATCTTTAAACCCGGCAGCAAAACTTATTACCGGTTCCCCTAAAAGATACAGTATGGTAGAGTGCTTAGATGAAACTTTTGATGCTGCTATATTCATAGGTTACCACGCCAGGGCTGGTTCCAGCGGTGTGCTATGCCATACCTACACTGATTCTGTTGAATACGTAAAAATAGACGAGAAGGAGGTTGGTGAGACTGGTATTAATGGCGGAGTAGCAGGTTATTACGGTGTCCCTTTAATATTAGTTTCTGGTGACGATGTTCTCTGCAATGAGGCAAAAGCCCTGATACCGGGGATATACACAGTCGAAGTTAAAAAAGCTCTCTCAAGAAATGCGGCGCTCTGCCTATCCTTGAATTCTGCCCATAGTCTCATAAGAACAACAGTAAAAGAAGCTCTTTTCCATAAAGACAATATAAAACCTTTAACGTTTAATAAACCTGTATTATTAGAAGTAAGATTCACAAATCCAGCATACGCTGATGCAGCTTCTACAATACCAGGGGTCAAAAGGATTGATTCAAAAACACTGACTTATATGTGTGATGATTATCTTATTGCCTTTGATGCTTTCAGGTCTATGATCAATATTGAGTCATAA
- a CDS encoding bactofilin family protein, with protein MSNIFGKRTVVSTNSDKITTLIGSETSITGNIKSEGTLRIDGILNGGIETSGDVIIGENSVVTGDIKAANTVIAGRLNGNIDCSGTVSIGSSGKVFGDIKSYNLRIVEGAIIEGRCSIRNEDDHTVFLNSSKEPA; from the coding sequence GTGAGTAATATTTTTGGAAAAAGAACTGTAGTAAGCACAAACAGCGACAAAATTACCACGCTTATTGGTTCAGAGACATCCATAACAGGAAACATTAAGTCAGAAGGAACATTGAGGATTGACGGTATATTAAATGGCGGAATTGAAACTTCGGGAGACGTGATTATTGGAGAAAACAGTGTGGTAACCGGAGATATTAAAGCAGCAAACACTGTTATAGCTGGAAGACTCAATGGAAATATAGACTGCAGTGGGACAGTCTCCATTGGAAGCAGTGGAAAAGTTTTTGGAGACATCAAATCATATAACCTACGAATAGTGGAGGGCGCTATCATCGAAGGAAGATGCAGTATAAGGAATGAGGATGACCATACAGTATTCTTGAATTCTTCAAAAGAGCCTGCATGA